Proteins encoded by one window of Kribbella italica:
- a CDS encoding DUF2750 domain-containing protein produces the protein MSQSAAQAAAFFADVARTRTVWTIRDAGGFPAPLDSDGNRAAPFWSSEARARRVIKKVEAYRGFEIQAIELDVWRERWLPGLARDGFQVGVNWSGERATGFHISIQQTHWKIWRKWWRPTSGSFSNLVKREVQK, from the coding sequence ATGTCTCAAAGCGCAGCTCAGGCGGCCGCCTTCTTTGCGGATGTGGCACGGACGCGGACGGTATGGACCATACGTGATGCTGGCGGCTTCCCGGCGCCGCTGGATTCTGACGGCAACCGGGCCGCGCCATTTTGGTCTAGCGAGGCGCGTGCGCGTCGCGTGATAAAGAAAGTGGAAGCATATAGAGGTTTCGAGATTCAGGCGATCGAGCTTGATGTATGGCGCGAGAGATGGTTACCCGGTTTGGCCCGGGATGGTTTCCAGGTCGGTGTGAATTGGTCAGGTGAGCGTGCGACCGGCTTCCATATATCGATCCAGCAGACGCATTGGAAAATCTGGCGCAAGTGGTGGCGGCCGACGAGCGGGAGTTTTAGCAATTTGGTCAAGCGGGAGGTGCAGAAGTGA
- the proC gene encoding pyrroline-5-carboxylate reductase: MTANGQVAILGAGVMGETLLSGLLRAGRRPGELLITERRAERADELRERYGVDVVTNIEAAAKADTLVLVVKPQDMPELLKEIAPAVRAEQTVVSLAAGITTGFIESRLPEGVAVVRVMPNTPALVDEGMAAISRGAHCDESHLVLAEGLLAATGKVVRVPEKQQDAVTAISGSGPAYIFFVVESMIEAGVHMGLPRSTATELVVQTVVGSAKLLRETGEHPTVLRERVTSPGGTTAAAVRELEDHKVRAAFLSAIEAARNRSRDLAAE, translated from the coding sequence ATGACGGCGAACGGGCAGGTGGCGATTCTCGGCGCGGGTGTGATGGGGGAGACCTTGTTGTCCGGGCTCTTGCGGGCCGGGCGGCGGCCCGGGGAACTGCTGATCACCGAGCGGCGGGCCGAGCGGGCGGACGAGCTGCGGGAGCGGTACGGCGTCGACGTGGTGACCAACATCGAGGCCGCCGCGAAGGCGGACACGTTGGTGTTGGTGGTGAAGCCGCAGGACATGCCCGAGTTGCTCAAGGAGATCGCGCCGGCGGTGCGGGCCGAGCAGACGGTGGTGTCGCTGGCGGCGGGGATCACGACCGGGTTCATCGAGTCGCGGCTGCCTGAGGGTGTTGCTGTGGTCCGGGTGATGCCGAACACGCCTGCTCTCGTGGACGAGGGGATGGCGGCGATCTCGCGCGGGGCGCACTGCGACGAGAGCCACCTGGTGCTGGCCGAGGGGCTGCTGGCGGCGACGGGCAAGGTCGTTCGGGTGCCGGAGAAGCAGCAGGACGCGGTGACCGCGATCAGCGGGTCCGGTCCGGCGTACATCTTCTTCGTGGTCGAGTCGATGATCGAGGCCGGCGTCCACATGGGACTTCCCCGCAGTACGGCGACCGAGCTGGTCGTGCAGACCGTGGTCGGGTCGGCGAAGCTGCTGCGGGAAACCGGTGAGCACCCGACCGTCCTGCGTGAGCGCGTCACCTCACCGGGCGGTACGACGGCCGCCGCCGTCCGCGAGCTGGAGGACCACAAGGTCCGCGCCGCGTTCCTGTCCGCGATCGAAGCGGCACGGAACAGATCGAGAGATCTCGCCGCGGAGTAA